In a genomic window of Thermosynechococcus sp. CL-1:
- a CDS encoding DUF2256 domain-containing protein, with translation MAKQRRKGDLPSKICLVCGRPFQWRKKWANCWPEVKYCSERCRRRRSQAQS, from the coding sequence ATGGCCAAGCAACGGCGCAAGGGAGACCTTCCTAGCAAAATTTGTCTGGTCTGTGGGCGGCCTTTCCAATGGCGCAAAAAATGGGCAAATTGCTGGCCGGAGGTCAAGTACTGTTCTGAGCGCTGTCGGCGGCGGCGCTCCCAAGCCCAAAGTTAA
- a CDS encoding Uma2 family endonuclease, whose amino-acid sequence MRGCSAMLTIALQPVLELTDEQFAAICRQNPDLRLERSPRGELIIMPPTGGETGRRNLQIAVQLYLWNQQSRLGVAFDSSTGFKLPNGAIRSPDVAWIPSDRWHALTAEQRQGFVPLCPDFVIELRSDDLRPLAAKMREYLDNGLHLGWLIDPQNQRVEIYRSQIPPEVAIAPRHLSGEDLLPGFVLDLTEILP is encoded by the coding sequence ATGAGAGGCTGCTCAGCCATGCTGACGATCGCCCTACAACCGGTGCTGGAACTAACCGATGAGCAGTTTGCCGCAATTTGCCGCCAAAACCCTGATCTGCGGCTGGAGCGATCGCCCCGTGGAGAATTAATCATTATGCCCCCCACAGGTGGAGAAACCGGCAGGCGCAATCTTCAAATAGCTGTTCAACTGTACCTCTGGAATCAGCAATCCCGATTGGGCGTTGCCTTTGACTCCTCGACGGGATTTAAGCTGCCCAATGGCGCCATTCGCAGTCCCGATGTTGCTTGGATTCCAAGCGATCGCTGGCACGCCTTGACCGCCGAACAACGGCAAGGATTTGTACCGCTTTGTCCCGATTTTGTGATTGAGCTGCGCAGTGATGATCTGCGGCCACTCGCAGCCAAAATGCGCGAATATCTGGACAATGGTTTGCACCTAGGCTGGCTGATTGACCCGCAAAATCAACGGGTAGAAATCTACCGTTCTCAAATACCCCCTGAAGTCGCGATCGCCCCTCGGCACCTCTCTGGGGAAGACCTGCTCCCTGGATTCGTGCTGGATTTAACGGAGATTCTTCCCTAG
- the pyk gene encoding pyruvate kinase, which yields MSNQPLQRRTKIVATIGPAVSHPDKLRAIIQAGATTLRLNFSHGTHDDHQRSIRLIRQISYELGQPVGILQDLQGPKIRLGRFEQGAISLKRGDRFTLTSRSIMGNQHISSITYPPLAQEVPAGATILLDDGRVEMFVEEVDKEAGELHCRVVVGGTLSNAKGVNFPGVYLSIKALTEKDREDLMFGLNQGVDWVALSFVRNPQDVLEIKELIANAGKQVPVIAKIEKHEAIEQMDAILSLCDGVMVARGDLGVELPAEEVPILQKRLIAAANRLGIPVITATQMLDSMVKSPRPTRAEISDVANAILDGTDAVMLSNETAMGEYPVEAVKMMATIAARIDNQPQLRQPPVAESIAVRSIPNAISQAVGQVAAQLHAKAIITQTKSGATARNVSKFRPQIPILAATPHIEVARRLQLVWGVEPLLTLDHPSMRQSFQAAINAAQERGFLEEGDLVVMTAGTLQGVSGSTDMIKVELVTSVMGRGCGIGHGSVSGPARVVHAGMPVRTFNSGEILVAERTSAELVEAIRKAAGIITEEDSLTSHAAVLGLRLGIPVIVGVKNATRLIREGTILTMDVERGLVYSGARNGVERSPE from the coding sequence ATGTCGAACCAGCCGTTGCAACGCCGCACTAAAATTGTCGCCACCATTGGTCCAGCGGTTAGCCATCCCGATAAACTGCGCGCCATTATCCAAGCGGGAGCGACTACCCTGCGCCTGAATTTTTCCCATGGTACCCACGACGATCACCAGCGCAGCATTCGCCTGATTCGCCAAATTTCCTATGAGTTGGGGCAACCCGTGGGCATTTTGCAGGACTTGCAAGGCCCCAAAATTCGCCTCGGGCGGTTTGAACAGGGCGCCATTTCCCTCAAACGGGGCGATCGCTTTACCCTCACGAGTCGCTCTATCATGGGCAATCAGCACATTAGCTCGATTACCTATCCTCCCTTGGCTCAGGAGGTTCCCGCCGGCGCCACAATTTTGCTGGATGATGGCCGCGTGGAAATGTTCGTGGAAGAAGTGGATAAGGAGGCGGGTGAACTCCACTGCCGAGTGGTTGTTGGCGGCACGCTCTCCAATGCCAAGGGTGTGAACTTTCCGGGGGTTTACCTCTCGATTAAAGCCCTGACAGAAAAAGATCGTGAAGATCTGATGTTTGGCCTCAATCAAGGGGTGGATTGGGTGGCCCTCAGCTTTGTTCGCAATCCCCAAGATGTACTGGAGATCAAAGAACTGATTGCCAACGCTGGGAAGCAGGTGCCGGTGATTGCCAAAATCGAAAAGCACGAGGCCATTGAGCAAATGGATGCCATCCTTTCCCTCTGTGATGGGGTGATGGTGGCACGGGGTGATTTGGGGGTGGAACTGCCCGCCGAAGAGGTGCCGATTCTGCAAAAACGGCTGATTGCTGCCGCCAACCGCTTGGGCATTCCCGTGATTACGGCCACCCAAATGCTGGACAGCATGGTGAAAAGCCCCCGCCCTACCCGTGCCGAGATTTCCGATGTCGCCAATGCTATTCTCGATGGCACCGATGCCGTGATGCTCTCCAATGAAACGGCCATGGGGGAATACCCCGTCGAGGCAGTGAAGATGATGGCCACGATTGCCGCCCGCATCGACAACCAACCCCAACTGCGGCAACCGCCCGTGGCTGAGTCCATAGCGGTGCGTTCCATTCCCAATGCCATTAGTCAAGCGGTGGGACAGGTGGCAGCACAACTTCATGCCAAAGCCATCATTACCCAAACCAAGAGCGGCGCTACAGCCCGCAATGTCTCCAAGTTTCGTCCCCAAATTCCGATTTTGGCGGCAACGCCCCATATCGAGGTGGCACGGCGCTTGCAGTTAGTCTGGGGGGTAGAACCACTGCTGACTCTGGATCATCCCTCGATGCGGCAGTCGTTTCAGGCAGCCATTAATGCGGCACAGGAGCGGGGCTTCCTAGAGGAAGGGGATCTAGTGGTGATGACCGCTGGCACGCTGCAAGGGGTCTCTGGCTCCACGGATATGATCAAGGTGGAACTCGTCACCTCGGTGATGGGACGCGGCTGTGGCATTGGTCATGGGTCGGTGAGTGGCCCGGCGCGGGTGGTACACGCAGGAATGCCAGTTCGCACGTTTAATAGTGGCGAAATTTTGGTAGCCGAGCGCACCAGTGCTGAATTGGTGGAAGCCATTCGCAAAGCGGCAGGCATTATTACCGAAGAGGATAGCCTGACGAGCCACGCGGCGGTCTTGGGGTTGCGCTTGGGGATTCCAGTGATTGTTGGGGTCAAAAATGCCACCCGCCTGATCCGCGAGGGCACGATTCTCACTATGGATGTGGAACGGGGCTTGGTCTATTCCGGTGCCCGCAATGGGGTCGAGCGATCGCCAGAGTAG
- a CDS encoding GTP-binding protein, translating to MTTSSLPTTAKMEAMKHGLPVTIITGFLGSGKTTLLNHILTNQQGLKTAVLVNEFGEIGIDNELLVTQDEGMVELTNGCICCTINNDLVNAVYRVLERPDKVDYLVVETTGLADPLPVALTFLGTDLRDLTRLDSIITVVDAENFSLDLFNSSAAQSQIAYGDIILLNKADLVTEERLQELERRIHEMREGARIIRTVKAQVPLPLILSVGLFESDRYFHPEHEHSDHDQDHECDEHCDHDHHHPHHHSNHLEEDGFTSVSFQSDRPFELRKFQYFLDHQLPESVFRAKGILWFKESPRRHVFHLSGKRFSLDDEEWKGDRKNQLVLIGQNLDHPTLLTQLAACVTDA from the coding sequence ATGACGACTTCTTCCCTGCCTACAACTGCCAAAATGGAGGCAATGAAGCACGGCCTACCGGTAACTATCATTACCGGGTTTCTCGGTAGTGGTAAAACCACACTCCTCAATCATATTCTGACCAATCAACAGGGACTGAAGACCGCCGTCCTTGTCAATGAATTTGGGGAGATTGGTATTGATAATGAGCTATTGGTGACCCAAGATGAGGGCATGGTGGAGCTCACCAATGGCTGTATCTGCTGCACGATTAACAATGACTTGGTGAATGCGGTTTATCGAGTGCTTGAGCGCCCCGACAAGGTGGACTACTTGGTGGTGGAGACAACGGGCTTGGCGGATCCGCTGCCGGTGGCTCTGACCTTTTTAGGAACAGATCTGCGGGATCTCACCCGTTTGGATTCAATTATTACGGTGGTGGATGCGGAGAACTTTAGTCTTGATCTTTTCAATAGCAGCGCTGCCCAAAGCCAAATTGCCTACGGTGACATTATTCTCCTCAACAAAGCAGATCTCGTCACTGAGGAACGCTTGCAGGAGTTAGAACGGCGAATTCACGAGATGCGGGAGGGGGCGCGGATCATTCGCACGGTGAAGGCGCAAGTGCCCCTGCCCTTGATTTTGAGTGTGGGGCTGTTTGAGAGCGATCGCTACTTCCATCCCGAGCATGAACACTCTGATCACGACCAAGACCATGAGTGTGACGAACACTGTGATCATGACCATCATCACCCTCATCATCACTCCAATCACCTTGAGGAGGATGGCTTTACTTCCGTGTCTTTCCAGAGCGATCGCCCCTTTGAACTGCGCAAATTCCAGTATTTTCTGGATCACCAACTCCCCGAATCCGTCTTTCGTGCCAAGGGCATCCTTTGGTTTAAGGAAAGTCCCCGCCGCCACGTCTTTCACCTCAGTGGTAAGCGCTTTAGCCTCGATGATGAGGAATGGAAAGGCGATCGCAAAAATCAACTGGTTCTCATTGGCCAAAATTTGGATCATCCAACCCTGCTGACCCAGTTGGCTGCCTGTGTCACTGACGCATAA
- a CDS encoding geranylgeranyl reductase family protein: protein MQAIYDCIVVGGGAAGGSAAYHLACRGRQVLVLEKLALPRSKPCTGGVSPAIAQWFDFDFQPAIADTTRTVRYSWQLRDAIEAELSIPEPIWIVDRTVFDQYLLQQAQQQGAVVTDQTEVTGITFQEDRWQIHTATTTYGGRYLIAADGANSQMAQWLGFKPKVVRTAAVMTVPNPTGDRAAHFEFGLVKNGYLWSFPKGDQRTVGVAVVRGSDRPNWEPILQQYCAAHGLQLADYAIQYHPLRVWEGQQPLHTHHALLAGEAAGLVDPFSAEGIRPALYSGMRAAEAIDAALAGEAEALATYSKTLQEEWGADLVWAQRLAALFHRMPKVGYHLAMKRPSATQRLGQVLCGELRYRDIAGRAIQRLSSSLIPGR from the coding sequence ATGCAGGCAATCTACGACTGTATTGTGGTGGGTGGGGGTGCTGCCGGCGGGTCAGCCGCCTATCATCTCGCTTGCCGCGGACGTCAGGTTTTGGTTCTAGAAAAATTGGCCTTGCCCCGCTCAAAGCCCTGCACTGGAGGGGTTTCACCCGCCATTGCCCAGTGGTTTGATTTTGATTTTCAGCCCGCCATTGCCGATACCACCCGCACTGTGCGCTACAGTTGGCAGCTCAGGGATGCCATTGAAGCCGAGTTAAGCATTCCCGAACCCATCTGGATTGTTGATCGCACGGTGTTTGATCAGTACCTGTTGCAGCAGGCACAACAACAGGGTGCGGTTGTTACAGATCAGACCGAGGTTACCGGAATTACGTTCCAAGAAGATCGCTGGCAGATCCACACGGCAACCACGACCTATGGTGGGCGGTATCTCATTGCTGCCGATGGTGCCAATAGTCAAATGGCTCAGTGGCTGGGGTTTAAGCCCAAAGTGGTGCGCACGGCGGCGGTGATGACCGTCCCCAACCCCACAGGCGATCGCGCGGCGCATTTTGAATTTGGCCTCGTGAAAAATGGCTACCTCTGGAGTTTTCCCAAGGGAGATCAGCGAACGGTGGGGGTTGCTGTTGTACGGGGGAGCGATCGCCCCAATTGGGAACCGATTTTGCAACAGTATTGCGCTGCCCATGGGCTGCAGTTGGCCGATTATGCCATTCAATACCATCCCCTGCGGGTATGGGAGGGTCAGCAACCACTCCATACCCACCATGCCCTCCTTGCGGGTGAAGCCGCTGGTCTTGTGGATCCCTTTTCCGCCGAAGGCATTCGTCCGGCTCTCTACAGTGGCATGCGGGCTGCTGAAGCCATTGATGCGGCTCTTGCTGGTGAAGCGGAGGCCTTGGCCACCTACAGCAAAACCTTGCAGGAGGAATGGGGAGCGGATTTAGTGTGGGCGCAACGCCTCGCAGCACTCTTCCATCGCATGCCGAAGGTCGGCTACCACCTTGCCATGAAACGCCCCTCCGCTACCCAGCGGCTCGGTCAAGTCCTCTGTGGTGAGTTGCGCTATCGCGATATTGCCGGCCGTGCCATCCAACGGCTCAGTAGTTCCCTGATTCCCGGACGTTAG
- a CDS encoding DUF2993 domain-containing protein, which translates to MSLTSPEMAEAFGAASERGLIPRVLQPALHWWLSAQLEQATGLEIQIQGGDRQILRGYLPHVRIAAARASYRGIQLRQAAVQAEQIQINLGQVLRGKPLKLLAPVPVRGELILNQADLNASLGAPLLQSGLRELLKLLDQRGLGKAGVNLQEWQLRRTQAELGAGCLKLVFSMVNAQGEQADWHLMTQVRLQDERTLCLEKVHWQGEGDPHPTVAIDLGEGVAIQELRLETGALRVQGMICIYP; encoded by the coding sequence ATGTCGTTAACGTCGCCAGAAATGGCTGAGGCGTTTGGTGCCGCTTCTGAACGCGGACTAATTCCCCGAGTCTTGCAACCGGCGTTGCACTGGTGGTTATCTGCGCAGTTGGAGCAGGCAACAGGCTTGGAAATTCAAATTCAAGGGGGCGATCGCCAGATTTTGCGGGGATACTTACCCCACGTGCGCATTGCCGCAGCAAGAGCCAGTTATCGCGGTATTCAATTGCGCCAAGCAGCCGTCCAAGCGGAACAGATTCAGATTAATCTAGGACAAGTGTTGCGAGGCAAACCCCTAAAACTCTTGGCACCAGTGCCGGTACGCGGGGAACTAATTCTCAACCAAGCCGATCTCAACGCCTCTTTGGGGGCGCCGCTCCTGCAATCCGGCCTACGGGAACTGCTGAAATTGCTCGATCAGCGCGGCTTGGGCAAAGCAGGGGTCAATCTGCAAGAGTGGCAATTGCGGCGTACGCAGGCAGAATTGGGTGCTGGGTGCCTCAAACTGGTGTTCTCGATGGTGAATGCCCAAGGGGAGCAGGCGGATTGGCATTTGATGACCCAGGTGCGCTTGCAGGATGAGCGAACCCTCTGCTTAGAAAAGGTGCATTGGCAAGGGGAAGGTGACCCTCATCCCACGGTGGCCATTGATTTGGGTGAGGGGGTGGCCATTCAGGAGTTGCGGCTAGAAACGGGTGCCCTCAGGGTGCAGGGAATGATTTGCATTTATCCCTAG
- a CDS encoding SaoD/DsrE family protein: MKVAYIFATDMASTFKLATMVLPQLERGDHGAEVVGMMFFDDNLFCLRLGDPVGERLARIAKEQGILLMACDQCAVRRGLAEGTFDECGTGSVKAKGMVEGVVCGCFPQFYASLAGSGLDQVITL, from the coding sequence ATGAAAGTTGCCTATATTTTTGCCACTGACATGGCCAGCACCTTTAAGTTGGCAACCATGGTTTTACCGCAGCTGGAGCGGGGCGATCATGGCGCTGAAGTGGTGGGTATGATGTTTTTTGATGATAACCTCTTTTGTTTGCGTTTAGGGGATCCCGTTGGTGAGCGCTTAGCCCGCATTGCCAAGGAACAGGGGATTTTACTCATGGCCTGTGATCAGTGTGCGGTGCGCCGTGGTTTGGCCGAAGGAACATTTGACGAATGTGGCACCGGTTCTGTCAAAGCCAAGGGGATGGTTGAAGGGGTAGTGTGTGGCTGCTTTCCGCAGTTTTATGCTAGCCTTGCAGGCAGCGGACTCGATCAAGTCATTACCCTTTGA
- a CDS encoding GDCCVxC domain-containing (seleno)protein — MSQPSVVFSSTLVCPHCHTKQAEWMPSDACVVFWECPQCHAHLKPKAGDCCVFCSYGTVPCPSRQLEHTGDR; from the coding sequence ATGAGTCAACCGTCAGTTGTGTTTTCCAGCACCTTGGTCTGTCCCCATTGTCACACGAAGCAAGCGGAATGGATGCCCAGCGATGCCTGTGTCGTGTTCTGGGAGTGTCCCCAATGTCATGCCCACCTCAAACCCAAGGCGGGGGACTGTTGTGTCTTCTGTAGCTATGGCACGGTTCCTTGTCCATCGCGGCAGCTGGAACACACTGGCGATCGCTAG
- a CDS encoding serine hydrolase, giving the protein MIFFQANTYLTDLVTRTLQATWQHFPWLGQEDIALTLLVYPPPIPVNTGGALTAAEFWQYSIPGAHYRGDVLMYPASVVKLFYLVACHEWLHSGMLQPDAELARALRDMIVDSSNDATGLVVDMLTGTTSGPVLPPEPFRTWQYQRNIVNRYFQSLGWPELTNINVNQKTWCDGPYGREQEFVGRDRQNANRLTTNATAKLIHSIVGGVAVSASASQAMMELMERSLDPELLAEDPENQVQGFLGEGLPPGAKLWSKAGLTSWVRHDAAYIELPNHCPYTLVVFTENCTASKNTEVLPFLSRQIAKGIPTLEGTGVL; this is encoded by the coding sequence ATGATTTTTTTTCAGGCCAACACCTATCTCACGGATTTGGTGACGCGGACACTCCAAGCGACATGGCAACACTTTCCTTGGCTGGGACAAGAGGACATTGCCCTGACCTTATTGGTGTATCCACCCCCCATTCCCGTGAATACGGGCGGAGCGCTGACCGCAGCAGAATTTTGGCAGTATTCGATTCCCGGCGCCCACTATCGGGGTGATGTGCTGATGTACCCGGCCAGTGTGGTGAAGCTGTTTTATCTGGTGGCCTGTCATGAATGGCTCCATAGTGGCATGCTCCAGCCGGATGCGGAATTAGCACGCGCCCTGCGGGATATGATTGTGGATTCTAGCAATGATGCCACAGGGTTGGTGGTGGATATGCTCACAGGGACGACCAGTGGCCCAGTGCTGCCACCGGAACCTTTTCGCACATGGCAATACCAGCGCAATATCGTCAATCGCTATTTTCAATCCTTAGGGTGGCCAGAGCTAACTAATATCAACGTGAATCAAAAAACGTGGTGTGATGGCCCCTATGGACGAGAGCAGGAATTTGTCGGGCGCGATCGCCAGAATGCCAATCGTCTGACAACCAATGCAACCGCCAAGCTGATCCATAGCATTGTGGGGGGCGTAGCCGTCTCTGCCAGTGCCAGTCAAGCAATGATGGAACTGATGGAGCGTTCCCTCGATCCAGAGCTTTTGGCCGAGGATCCAGAAAACCAAGTACAGGGCTTTTTGGGGGAAGGGCTACCGCCGGGGGCAAAGTTGTGGTCAAAGGCGGGACTCACCAGTTGGGTGCGCCACGATGCGGCCTATATTGAACTCCCCAATCATTGCCCCTATACCTTGGTGGTTTTTACGGAAAATTGCACCGCCAGCAAGAATACGGAGGTACTGCCCTTCCTTTCCCGTCAGATTGCTAAGGGTATTCCGACCCTAGAGGGCACCGGAGTACTGTAG
- a CDS encoding DUF3536 domain-containing protein gives MLNPTDVTPTVFSPAADQLQALGVYVTIHGHFYQPPRENPYLNAIEHQPSAQPFHDWNERIYYECYRPNAFARILNDRGEVIDIVNNFEYLSFNIGPTLFSWLERYDLEVYQRIIEADRHSCQRFNGHGNAIAQVYNHMILPLANYRDKLTQIRWGKADFRRRFGREPEGMWLAETAIDYETVAALIQEGIRFTILAPSQAQRCRPILADGESEWIEVSGSQIDPTRPYRCYLPEGDRQRDYLDIFFYDGPISRDMGFSDLLSSSQFLVGRLGQAVRGDHRPSQIIAVATDGETFGHHKYGGEKALAYAFKVEIPRRGWQITNFAYYLSLFPPTWEVELKPVTAWSCAHGVDRWQDNCGCGGGGEWHQRWRRPLREALNWLRDELIEIYETLGSELFQDVWAARDAYIEVIGDRSPETLHRFLAQHQRRPLSQSEQIDALRLLEMQHHALLMFTSCGWFFDELSRPEGVQILRYAARAIELAGDVAGVQLEPEFIERLAAAPSNVPQFGDGATVYHQLVKTAQISLQQVAAHYAMSSLFNSYPRQHQLYCYEIEQGDYHLQRMGSLTLAIGQIQLTSTMTTESQLLIFAVLHLGGWDFHCAIQPFQGRREYSQIKTHLLQAFQQGSAARVVMAITERFGGVAYSLDDLFAEERHRLMGVLARETLTRLDQLYTQVYRDNYGILMGFQRDGLSVPQELQVAAAVALTHRAISHLRSLEQDLSDLSDLPLADLQNHLAELMAIAREARLLGCHLSFQEQQRLLEQQISTGLRYLAHHLDSDTLGQLSPLLQDLITIGDALGLNLNLDRAQEQLYTLMGELRQKGRHLSEGDRRHLQTLAIRLKVDPQLLVALSS, from the coding sequence ATGCTGAATCCAACAGATGTGACGCCGACCGTGTTTTCCCCTGCTGCTGATCAACTGCAAGCCCTTGGGGTGTACGTAACCATCCATGGCCATTTCTATCAGCCCCCCCGCGAAAATCCCTACCTCAATGCCATTGAACACCAACCCAGTGCCCAGCCGTTCCACGATTGGAATGAGCGTATTTACTACGAGTGCTATCGCCCCAATGCCTTTGCGCGGATTCTCAACGATCGCGGTGAGGTCATTGATATTGTCAATAACTTTGAATACCTCAGCTTTAATATCGGTCCGACGCTCTTTAGTTGGCTCGAACGCTACGATCTTGAGGTCTATCAGCGCATTATTGAGGCTGATCGCCACAGTTGTCAGCGCTTCAATGGCCACGGCAACGCGATCGCCCAAGTCTATAACCACATGATTTTGCCCTTGGCCAACTACCGCGACAAACTCACGCAAATTCGGTGGGGCAAGGCGGACTTTCGGCGGCGGTTTGGCCGCGAACCGGAGGGGATGTGGCTGGCGGAAACGGCCATTGACTATGAAACCGTAGCCGCCCTGATTCAAGAGGGGATTCGCTTTACGATTTTGGCGCCTTCCCAAGCCCAACGCTGTCGTCCCATTCTCGCTGACGGTGAAAGCGAGTGGATTGAAGTCAGTGGCAGCCAAATTGATCCGACCCGTCCCTATCGCTGCTATTTGCCGGAGGGCGATCGCCAGCGGGATTACCTCGACATTTTCTTCTACGATGGCCCCATTTCACGGGACATGGGCTTTAGTGACCTGCTCAGTAGCTCGCAGTTTCTAGTAGGACGCCTAGGGCAGGCCGTACGCGGCGATCATCGCCCCAGTCAAATCATTGCCGTTGCCACTGATGGGGAAACCTTTGGCCATCACAAGTATGGCGGTGAAAAAGCCCTCGCCTATGCCTTTAAGGTAGAAATTCCCCGTCGAGGCTGGCAGATCACTAACTTTGCCTACTACCTCAGCCTGTTCCCGCCCACATGGGAAGTGGAACTCAAACCCGTCACGGCGTGGAGCTGTGCCCATGGGGTGGATCGCTGGCAGGACAATTGTGGTTGCGGTGGGGGCGGTGAGTGGCATCAACGGTGGCGACGCCCCTTGCGGGAGGCACTGAACTGGTTGCGGGATGAGCTAATTGAAATTTATGAAACCCTAGGCAGTGAGCTATTTCAGGATGTTTGGGCAGCCCGCGATGCCTATATTGAGGTGATTGGCGATCGCTCGCCGGAGACTCTGCATCGTTTTTTGGCACAACACCAACGTCGCCCCCTGAGTCAAAGCGAGCAAATTGATGCCCTGCGCTTGCTGGAGATGCAGCACCATGCCCTGCTCATGTTTACCAGTTGTGGCTGGTTTTTTGATGAACTCTCGCGGCCTGAGGGGGTACAAATCCTCCGCTATGCGGCACGGGCGATCGAACTGGCAGGGGATGTTGCCGGCGTACAGTTGGAACCCGAGTTTATTGAGCGTCTGGCCGCTGCCCCCAGTAATGTGCCGCAGTTTGGCGATGGGGCAACGGTCTATCACCAGTTGGTGAAAACGGCTCAAATTAGCTTGCAGCAGGTGGCCGCCCACTATGCCATGAGTTCCCTCTTTAATAGCTACCCCCGCCAACATCAACTGTACTGCTATGAGATTGAGCAGGGGGATTATCATCTCCAACGCATGGGCAGCCTGACCTTGGCGATCGGCCAGATTCAACTCACCTCGACGATGACAACCGAGTCCCAACTGCTGATCTTTGCTGTCTTGCACTTGGGGGGCTGGGATTTCCACTGTGCGATTCAACCCTTCCAAGGGCGGCGGGAATATAGCCAGATCAAGACCCATCTCCTGCAAGCCTTCCAACAGGGGAGTGCAGCACGGGTGGTGATGGCAATTACGGAACGCTTTGGGGGGGTAGCCTACAGCTTGGATGATCTCTTTGCTGAGGAACGACACCGTCTCATGGGGGTGCTGGCGCGGGAAACCCTTACGCGCTTGGATCAGCTTTATACCCAAGTTTATCGCGATAACTACGGCATCCTGATGGGGTTTCAGCGGGATGGCCTGAGTGTGCCCCAAGAATTGCAAGTCGCGGCAGCGGTGGCGTTGACCCATCGTGCCATTAGCCATTTGCGGAGTTTAGAGCAAGACCTCAGCGATCTCAGTGATTTGCCCTTGGCGGATCTGCAAAACCACTTGGCAGAATTGATGGCGATCGCCCGTGAAGCACGGTTGTTGGGTTGTCACCTTAGCTTTCAAGAGCAACAGCGACTCCTTGAGCAGCAAATTAGCACTGGATTGCGTTATCTTGCCCACCACCTCGACAGTGACACCCTTGGCCAGTTGAGTCCCCTGCTGCAGGACTTGATCACCATTGGCGATGCCTTAGGTTTGAACCTGAATCTGGATCGGGCACAGGAACAGCTTTATACCCTGATGGGTGAACTGCGGCAGAAGGGCAGGCACCTCAGCGAGGGCGATCGGCGGCACCTACAAACCTTAGCTATCCGCCTCAAGGTTGATCCCCAACTATTGGTTGCCCTCTCTTCCTAG
- the psaK gene encoding photosystem I reaction center subunit PsaK, whose protein sequence is MVLATLPDTTWTPSVGLVVILCNLFAIAIGRYAIQSRGKGPGLPVSLPALFEGFGLPELLATTSFGHILAAGVVSGLQYSGAL, encoded by the coding sequence ATGGTGTTAGCCACGCTCCCCGATACCACTTGGACGCCGTCTGTGGGTTTGGTGGTGATCCTCTGCAACCTGTTTGCGATCGCCATTGGCCGCTATGCCATTCAATCACGGGGAAAAGGCCCCGGTTTACCCGTTTCCTTGCCCGCCCTCTTTGAAGGCTTTGGTCTGCCGGAATTGCTGGCTACTACCAGCTTTGGCCACATTTTGGCAGCAGGTGTCGTCAGCGGCCTACAGTACTCCGGTGCCCTCTAG
- a CDS encoding phosphoribosylanthranilate isomerase has translation MLNSTVPAKITVKICGLTLPEQAIAIAQMGVSALGFITVPHSPRYVPAATIAEICRQLPPSVLTVAVVANLDLAALAHLVTTTGVQALQLHGSESPEFCQQVRHTFPNIVLIKALRVRSAASLAEIPAYAPIVDRILLDAYHPQQLGGTGQPFDWTLLKALHVPCPWWLAGGITPENCRQAIAQTQPQGIDLASGVESQPGIKDLGRVAALLSNLGINANHSLHPEGTRF, from the coding sequence ATGCTTAACTCAACTGTCCCTGCCAAAATTACTGTCAAAATTTGTGGCTTGACTCTACCCGAACAGGCGATCGCGATCGCCCAAATGGGCGTCAGTGCCCTGGGGTTTATTACCGTGCCCCATTCCCCCCGCTATGTCCCCGCAGCAACCATTGCCGAGATTTGTCGGCAGTTGCCCCCCTCAGTGCTGACTGTTGCTGTGGTTGCCAATCTCGATTTAGCAGCATTAGCCCACTTAGTCACAACCACAGGGGTACAGGCACTACAGCTTCATGGCAGCGAATCGCCCGAGTTTTGCCAACAGGTGCGCCATACTTTCCCTAATATTGTGTTGATCAAAGCCCTGCGGGTGCGATCGGCAGCCAGCCTCGCTGAGATTCCCGCCTACGCCCCGATTGTGGATCGTATTCTTTTGGATGCTTACCATCCGCAGCAGTTGGGAGGCACGGGACAGCCCTTTGACTGGACGCTCCTCAAAGCGTTACACGTTCCTTGCCCTTGGTGGCTGGCGGGGGGTATTACGCCCGAAAATTGTCGGCAGGCGATCGCCCAAACCCAACCCCAAGGGATTGACCTAGCCAGTGGTGTGGAAAGCCAACCGGGAATCAAGGATTTAGGACGCGTAGCAGCGTTGCTGAGCAACCTAGGGATAAATGCAAATCATTCCCTGCACCCTGAGGGCACCCGTTTCTAG